From Astyanax mexicanus isolate ESR-SI-001 chromosome 11, AstMex3_surface, whole genome shotgun sequence, the proteins below share one genomic window:
- the gja8a gene encoding gap junction protein alpha 8 paralog a: MGDWSFLGNILEEVNEHSTVIGRVWLTVLFIFRILILGTAAEFVWGDEQSDYVCNTEQPGCENVCYDEAFPISHIRLWVLQIIFVSTPSLVYVGHAVHHMHMEEKRKEREEAELSRQQEMNEERLLPVAADQGSVRTTKETSTKGNKKFRLEGTLLRTYVCHIIFKTLFEVGFVVGQYFLYGFRILPLYKCSRWPCPNTVDCFVSRPTEKTVFIIFMLAVACVSLFLNFVEIIHLGLKKVRFMFRQPAPAQIESLGPPERSLPFLFTPPIQKAKGYRPLEEDFKEEEVAHIYPLAEVVMEVGPPPPAALQEVEEKRMQETAVPTAPALEETVICDKTVNYDETIPSFTQVTDMLLEIPQEEEEEDMCRKGDEVDSNSVKIAIPVEEHSEKGTVEEPLRIDDVKKEEQSEQNLNLEDISSQETDVMDEKIDIDVEIESASQQIQPVEQQKAEEEVKEVKEVVEAALEKPKIEIEPEIEIEPYTEIEPETEIEPYTEIEPEIEIEPEIEIEPYTEIEPETEIEPETEIEPKTEIEELVEVQVCTLDTAESMKGGSLPDVVDVGTEVDLLERENIVGPVEEPLDEVKSLGGDRNEVEKIKDSDRMESIEDAPTSSTFEEVIAVKELENSPKTESIDNVTIDIEKVDVLADVVDDVVGKVHAFSEMSNPEEIKSSTSIDSLGKTECPEIVESPEKVESPELEVNLQELEVLEQVVAVPIVALELATTETLEDTRPLSRISKGSSRARSDDLTI; encoded by the coding sequence ATGGGAGACTGGAGTTTCTTAGGTAATATTTTAGAGGAAGTGAACGAACACTCGACTGTGATTGGCCGCGTTTGGCTCACGGTGCTCTTCATCTTCCGTATTCTGATTCTGGGCACGGCGGCGGAGTTCGTCTGGGGCGACGAACAGTCCGATTACGTGTGTAACACCGAGCAGCCTGGTTGTGAGAATGTTTGTTACGATGAAGCTTTCCCTATCTCTCACATCCGGCTTTGGGTTCTGCAGATCATCTTCGTTTCCACACCTTCGCTGGTCTACGTCGGCCATGCTGTCCATCACATGCACATGGAGGAAAAGCGCAAAGAGCGGGAGGAAGCAGAGCTGAGCCGGCAGCAGGAAATGAACGAGGAACGGCTTCTTCCTGTAGCAGCAGATCAGGGAAGCGTTCGCACCACCAAGGAGACGAgcactaaagggaacaagaagtTTCGCCTGGAGGGTACTCTACTGCGCACCTACGTCTGCCATATCATCTTTAAGACCCTGTTTGAGGTGGGCTTCGTGGTTGGACAGTATTTTCTTTATGGCTTTCGCATCCTTCCCCTGTACAAGTGCAGTCGCTGGCCCTGTCCAAACACAGTGGACTGCTTTGTTTCACGTCCCACCGAGAAGACcgtcttcatcatcttcatgTTGGCAGTCGCCTGCGTCTCACTCTTCCTCAACTTTGTGGAAATTATCCATCTGGGATTGAAGAAGGTTCGCTTCATGTTCCGCCAGCCGGCTCCAGCTCAGATCGAGAGCCTGGGTCCTCCTGAGAGATCCCTGCCTTTCCTCTTTACTCCTCCCATCCAGAAAGCTAAAGGCTACAGACCTCTTGAAGAAGACTTTAAAGAAGAAGAGGTTGCACACATCTACCCACTGGCCGAGGTGGTCATGGAAGTAGGTCCTCCACCACCTGCAGCTTTGCAGGAAGTGGAAGAGAAGCGCATGCAAGAAACAGCAGTGCCTACAGCCCCGGCATTGGAGGAGACAGTAATCTGCGACAAGACAGTAAACTATGATGAGACAATCCCATCCTTTACACAGGTCACAGACATGCTACTTGAGATAccgcaagaagaagaagaagaggatatGTGTAGAAAAGGAGATGAGGTAGATTCAAATAGTGTTAAGATTGCGATTCCAGTGGAAGAGCATTCTGAAAAAGGTACTGTGGAGGAACCATTAAGAATAGATGATGTTAAAAAGGAGGAACAAAGTGAACAAAATCTAAATCTAGAAGACATCTCAAGCCAAGAGACGGATGTGATGGATGAAAAGATAGACATAGACGTAGAGATAGAGAGTGCATCTCAACAGATTCAGCCTGTTGAGCAGCAAAAGGCTGAGGAAGAGGTGAAAGAGGTAAAGGAGGTTGTAGAAGCTGCATTGGAAAAGCCAAAGATAGAGATTGAACCAGAGATAGAGATTGAACCATATACAGAGATTGAACCAGAGACAGAGATTGAACCATATACAGAGATTGAACCAGAGATAGAGATTGAACCAGAGATAGAGATTGAACCATATACAGAGATTGAACCAGAGACAGAGATTGAACCAGAGACAGAGATTGAACCAAAGACAGAGATTGAGGAACTTGTTGAGGTACAAGTTTGTACATTAGACACTGCAGAGTCAATGAAAGGTGGGAGCTTACCTGATGTTGTAGACGTGGGGACGGAAGTAGACTTATTGGAAAGAGAGAACATTGTAGGACCAGTGGAGGAACCTTTAGATGAGGTCAAATCTCTTGGTGGCGATCGGAATGAAGTTGAAAAGATCAAGGATTCAGACAGAATGGAAAGTATTGAAGATGCACCCACTTCTTCTACTTTTGAAGAGGTAATAGCAGTAAAAGAATTAGAAAATTCACCCAAAACAGAGTCTATAGATAATGTTACTATTGATATTGAGAAAGTGGACGTTTTAGCTGATGTTGTGGACGATGTTGTGGGAAAGGTGCATGCTTTTAGTGAAATGAGCAATCCAGAGGAGATCAAAAGCTCTACAAGTATAGATAGTCTGGGGAAGACTGAATGCCCTGAAATAGTTGAGAGTCCTGAAAAAGTTGAAAGTCCAGAACTGGAGGTTAATCTGCAGGAACTGGAAGTTCTGGAACAGGTGGTTGCGGTTCCTATTGTAGCACTTGAATTGGCGACAACAGAGACGCTGGAGGACACGAGACCCTTGAGTCGCATTAGCAAAGGAAGCAGCAGAGCCAGGTCAGACGATCTAACCATATAA
- the LOC103033062 gene encoding E3 ubiquitin-protein ligase TRIM39-like isoform X2 gives MRMTSSTTEDYNTGDCHSYGSLEHPCKEKNKRAINSEPFMKPKMTFKQQLLEKIFSHLHIKEHQDSPKPTDFTLKESKFVLRELAAELDQLLQLKNVSILSGVVKGEISEDESRAVVLQWADELKNRQSDRDKMNLNNPHRAEEAEKTLKKELKKKQKESVCFREECKAVVKDLYKQWKKGHLVNILPVMDFIIRTALQDNMSEESILKQWFKSEKMFKKAGGMRVPDTVWNWITKPSANVTLDPETANPDLLLSEDGKVVRSKTHEESSFRSFLYRRPSKFDGWTCVQAVDGFSTGRHYWEVDVKYKSEWRIGVVKDSAPRHGFVNMNTTAGYWTLRLQLGSLMALTNPVTKLNQPNPSKIGVYLDIEEGQVSFYETEQRRHIYTFKTNFRKSEKIYPVFGTVETHRPLWIM, from the exons ATGAGGATGACCTCGTCAACAACAG AAGACTACAATACTGGGGATTGCCACAGTTATGGAAGTCTGGAACATCCATGCaaagaaaagaataagagagcCATCAACTCAGAGCCATTTATGAAACCAAAAATGACTTTCAAGCAG CAACTTCTTGAAAAGATCTTCTCACATCTTCACATCAAG GAACATCAAGATTCCCCAAAACCAACAGATTTCACCTTAAAAGAGTCAAAGTTCGTCCTCAGAGAACTCGCAGCTGAGCTAGATCAACTTCTTCAG cTTAAAAATGTCTCCATCCTGTCTGGAGTAGTTAAAGGTGAAATCAGTGAGGATGAGAGCCGGGCTGTGGTCCTGCAGTGGGCTGATGAGCTGAAGAACCGACAGTCAGACAGGGACAAAATGAATTTAAACAATCCTCACAgagcagaagaagcagaaaaaactcttaaaaaagagCTTAAAAAGAAGCAAAAG gagtcagtgtgttttagagaggagTGTAAAGCGGTGGTGAAGGATCTGTATAAACAGTGGAAGAAAGGACACCTGGTCAACATCCTGCCAGTGATGGAttttatcatcagaactgcactACAGGATAACATGTCTGAG gaatCCATTCTGAAGCAGTGGTTTAAGagtgaaaagatgtttaaaaaagcAG gtGGCATGCGTGTCCCAGACACAG TGTGGAATTGGATCACAAAACCATCAG CTAACGTCACACTCGACCCAGAAACAGCCAATCCAGACCTTCTACTGTCTGAAGATGGAAAAGTTGTGAGAAGTAAGACTCACGAGGAAAGCAGCTTCCGCTCCTTTCTCTACAGAAGACCCTCAAAATTTGATGGTTGGACGTGTGTTCAGGCTGTAGATGGGTTCTCTACAGGCAGGCATTACTGGGAGGTTGatgtaaagtataaaagtgaGTGGAGGATAGGTGTAGTGAAGGATTCTGCTCCCAGACACGGGTTTGTTAATATGAACACGACAGCAGGGTACTGGACTCTGCGTCTGCAGCTCGGCAGTCTTATGGCTCTGACTAATCCAGTCACCAAACTAAATCAGCCCAATCCCAGTAAGATAGGAGTTTATCTGGATATAGAAGAAGGTCAGGTTTCTTTCTATGAGACGGAGCAAAGGAGACACATTTACACCTTTAAAACTAACTTTAGGAAGAGTGAGAAAATCTACCCTGTGTTCGGCACAGTGGAGACACACAGACCATTGTGGATTATGTAG
- the LOC103033062 gene encoding E3 ubiquitin-protein ligase TRIM39-like isoform X1, whose product MRMTSSTTEDYNTGDCHSYGSLEHPCKEKNKRAINSEPFMKPKMTFKQLAEQLLEKIFSHLHIKEHQDSPKPTDFTLKESKFVLRELAAELDQLLQLKNVSILSGVVKGEISEDESRAVVLQWADELKNRQSDRDKMNLNNPHRAEEAEKTLKKELKKKQKESVCFREECKAVVKDLYKQWKKGHLVNILPVMDFIIRTALQDNMSEESILKQWFKSEKMFKKAGGMRVPDTVWNWITKPSANVTLDPETANPDLLLSEDGKVVRSKTHEESSFRSFLYRRPSKFDGWTCVQAVDGFSTGRHYWEVDVKYKSEWRIGVVKDSAPRHGFVNMNTTAGYWTLRLQLGSLMALTNPVTKLNQPNPSKIGVYLDIEEGQVSFYETEQRRHIYTFKTNFRKSEKIYPVFGTVETHRPLWIM is encoded by the exons ATGAGGATGACCTCGTCAACAACAG AAGACTACAATACTGGGGATTGCCACAGTTATGGAAGTCTGGAACATCCATGCaaagaaaagaataagagagcCATCAACTCAGAGCCATTTATGAAACCAAAAATGACTTTCAAGCAG CTCGCGGAGCAACTTCTTGAAAAGATCTTCTCACATCTTCACATCAAG GAACATCAAGATTCCCCAAAACCAACAGATTTCACCTTAAAAGAGTCAAAGTTCGTCCTCAGAGAACTCGCAGCTGAGCTAGATCAACTTCTTCAG cTTAAAAATGTCTCCATCCTGTCTGGAGTAGTTAAAGGTGAAATCAGTGAGGATGAGAGCCGGGCTGTGGTCCTGCAGTGGGCTGATGAGCTGAAGAACCGACAGTCAGACAGGGACAAAATGAATTTAAACAATCCTCACAgagcagaagaagcagaaaaaactcttaaaaaagagCTTAAAAAGAAGCAAAAG gagtcagtgtgttttagagaggagTGTAAAGCGGTGGTGAAGGATCTGTATAAACAGTGGAAGAAAGGACACCTGGTCAACATCCTGCCAGTGATGGAttttatcatcagaactgcactACAGGATAACATGTCTGAG gaatCCATTCTGAAGCAGTGGTTTAAGagtgaaaagatgtttaaaaaagcAG gtGGCATGCGTGTCCCAGACACAG TGTGGAATTGGATCACAAAACCATCAG CTAACGTCACACTCGACCCAGAAACAGCCAATCCAGACCTTCTACTGTCTGAAGATGGAAAAGTTGTGAGAAGTAAGACTCACGAGGAAAGCAGCTTCCGCTCCTTTCTCTACAGAAGACCCTCAAAATTTGATGGTTGGACGTGTGTTCAGGCTGTAGATGGGTTCTCTACAGGCAGGCATTACTGGGAGGTTGatgtaaagtataaaagtgaGTGGAGGATAGGTGTAGTGAAGGATTCTGCTCCCAGACACGGGTTTGTTAATATGAACACGACAGCAGGGTACTGGACTCTGCGTCTGCAGCTCGGCAGTCTTATGGCTCTGACTAATCCAGTCACCAAACTAAATCAGCCCAATCCCAGTAAGATAGGAGTTTATCTGGATATAGAAGAAGGTCAGGTTTCTTTCTATGAGACGGAGCAAAGGAGACACATTTACACCTTTAAAACTAACTTTAGGAAGAGTGAGAAAATCTACCCTGTGTTCGGCACAGTGGAGACACACAGACCATTGTGGATTATGTAG